The window CGTGCGCAAATGATCCCCGGAAAAACTGCCGAAATGCCCGCCGTGCACCGTGCGTATCGGCAACGCGCGCAGGCGTTGCAGGCTGCGAGCGTAGTCGTCGAGATTGGAATGGTAAGCGTCTTCGATCAGCGGCCCGTCGTAGATGATGTCCCCGCTGAACAAGGTCTCGGTCGCGGCTTCATACAGGCTGATGCCACCCGGTGAATGCCCCGGCGTGTGCAGCACTTGCAGCACCCGATTGCCCAGATCCAGCACGTCGCCTTCTTCAATCATCCCAGTGGCCGGCGCGGCTTTGACCCGGTATTCGGCGTAGCACAACGGGCAGTCCGGGTGCGCCTCGAACATCTCGTCGCCGACAAACGCCCGGCTCAAATCGTTTTCGCCGTCAGGTGCCGCCAGGATGTCGGCCTCGGCCGGATGCACCAGGCGTTCGGAAAATTCGTGATGCCCGGCAATGTGGTCGAAATGGCAATGACTGGCCACCGCCACCAAGGGCCGCTCGGTGATCCACGGCAGTTGCTCGCGCAGACTGACCAGCCCGGAACCGCTGTCCAGCAGCAAGTCCTTGTCGCGGCCCTGAATGTGCCAGAGGTTGCAGCGATAGAAAGGCCGGATGTAAGGCTCGTGAATCAGCCGAATGCCGTCACTGAGCTGTTTGACCTCGAACCACTGATCGCGGCTGACGATCTTCATAAGCAGTTTCCTTCAGACGAAAAAAAACGGGTGTGGCAACCGACGCCACACCCGTCGAAGAAAGCATCAAGTCGTTATGTTCAGCTTAGATGGCGCTCGCCACCGCTGTCGGACGACGGGACAGCAAGCTGACCACGACGAAGCTCACCAGGCTAACGCCGAGGCTGTAGTAGATCGGGGTATTGGCGTCCATACCGTCTTTGATCATGAATACCAGCGCAGTGGCAAAGCCCAGGCCCATGCTGGCGATAGCGCCGGCGGTGGTCGCGCGTTTCCAGAAGATCGCGCCCATCAGCGGGATCAGCATGCCGCCCACCAACAGGTTGTAGGCCAGGGTCAATGCGCTGATTACGTCGTTCACCACCAAAGCGATGCCGAGTACTGCAATGCCGGTCAGCAGGGTAAACAGGCGGTTAACGTTCACGTTCGATTGTTTGCCGCCACGCAGTTTCGGCAGCAGGTCTTCGGTCAGGGTGGTGGATGCGGCAAGCAGGCCGGCGCTGGCGGTGGACATCATGGCAGCCAGGGCTGCAGCGATTACCAAGCCACGGATGCCGTCCGGCAGTGAGACTTTGACGATAGCGGCGAAAGCGTTATTGACGTTGTCCAGATCCGGGATCAGTACGTGAGCGGCCATGCCGATCAATGCACAGACCAGACCGTAGATGATGCAGTAGATGCCCGCAGTGGTACCGGCATACTTCGCAACTTTTTCGCTTCGTGCGGTGAACACCCGTTGCCAGATGTCCTGGCCTATCAGGATGCCGAAGAAGTAAATCATGAAGTAGGTGATGATGGTGTCCCAGCCGATGCTGGTGAAGCTGAAGCTGGCAGCCGGCAACTGTGCAACCAATTGATCCCAGCCACCCACTCGGTACAAACAGATTGGCAGCAGCAGGAACATCAGGCCGACGGTCTGGATTCCGAACTGGACAATGTCGGTCAGGGTCAGCGACCACATGCCGCCGATGGTGGAGTAGATCACCACCACACCACCGCCCAGAATCACCGACATCCAGAACGGAAGGCCGAACAACACTTGCAGTACGGTGCCGATGGCCAGGATCGAGGTCACACCGATCATCAGCGCATAGGCCAGCATGATGCTGGCGCTTGCGGTACGAGCCATTGGGTTGTAGCGCTTTTCGAGCACTTGGGTAACGGTGAATACCTTCAGCTTCAGCAGCGGTTTGGCGAGGAACAGGTTCAGCGCGACGATCCCGCAACCCAGTGCGGCGCAGAGCCAGAAACCGGAAATGCCATGAACATAACCCAGGCGTACGGTGCCCACGGTGGACGCGCCGCCCAGAACGGTGGCGGCCATGGTGCCCATGTACAGGGTCGGGCCGAGGTTTCGACCGGCGACCAAGTAGTCTTCGTTGGTTTTGGCCTTGCGCATGCCAAAGTAGCCGAGTATCAGCATCGCGGCGGCGTAGATGAGTACGACGAATAAATCCAAAGCCATGATGGCGTGTCTCCGATTGTCTTTTTTATGGTGAGGCGAAAATCAATGTGGCAATCAGTCCGCTTTTTGTGGCGAGGGAGCTTGCTGTGGCGAGGGGGCTTGCCCCCGTTGGGTCGCGAAGCGGCCCCAAAACCTGCAACCGCAGTTCTTTGATCAGAACTCGTTACTGCCTTGCGACTGCTGCGCAGTCGAACGGGGGCAAGCCCCCTCGCCACAAAGCTCCCTCGCCACAGAGGTCCGTTGACCATCGTTTGTGTTGAATCAGGCGGCTTGTCGCAGCGCCGGTTTACCGAGCGAATCCGTGCCCTTGCTACGTGCATCATTCGGCCCGAACACCGCAGCCGGTTCCGGGAACAGACTCAGCAGCGTCAGGTACACCAGCGATGCCAGGCCGAGAGTCACTGGCAGGCTGATGTCGATACCACCCGCCAGTTCACCCAGCGGGCCAACGAATTGCCCCGGCAGGTTCACAAAACACAAACCCACCAGTGCACTCGGGATCCACGCACCCAGCCCACGCCAGTTCCAGCCGTGGGTGAACCAGTAGCGGCCACCTTTCTCGCCGCGGGTGAACACTTGCAGGTCATCCGGGCAGTAGAAGCCACGGCGCACCAGCAGGCCGATGATCATGATCACCATCCACGGGGTGGTGCAGGTGATGATCAGCACGGCGAACGTCGACACGCTCTGCACCAGGTTCGCCGCAAAGCGCCCGATGAAGATGAAGGCAATCGACATCACGCCAATCAACAGCGTCGCCTTGACCCGCGACAGCACCCGAG is drawn from Pseudomonas sp. 31-12 and contains these coding sequences:
- a CDS encoding sodium:solute symporter → MALDLFVVLIYAAAMLILGYFGMRKAKTNEDYLVAGRNLGPTLYMGTMAATVLGGASTVGTVRLGYVHGISGFWLCAALGCGIVALNLFLAKPLLKLKVFTVTQVLEKRYNPMARTASASIMLAYALMIGVTSILAIGTVLQVLFGLPFWMSVILGGGVVVIYSTIGGMWSLTLTDIVQFGIQTVGLMFLLLPICLYRVGGWDQLVAQLPAASFSFTSIGWDTIITYFMIYFFGILIGQDIWQRVFTARSEKVAKYAGTTAGIYCIIYGLVCALIGMAAHVLIPDLDNVNNAFAAIVKVSLPDGIRGLVIAAALAAMMSTASAGLLAASTTLTEDLLPKLRGGKQSNVNVNRLFTLLTGIAVLGIALVVNDVISALTLAYNLLVGGMLIPLMGAIFWKRATTAGAIASMGLGFATALVFMIKDGMDANTPIYYSLGVSLVSFVVVSLLSRRPTAVASAI
- a CDS encoding MBL fold metallo-hydrolase, giving the protein MKIVSRDQWFEVKQLSDGIRLIHEPYIRPFYRCNLWHIQGRDKDLLLDSGSGLVSLREQLPWITERPLVAVASHCHFDHIAGHHEFSERLVHPAEADILAAPDGENDLSRAFVGDEMFEAHPDCPLCYAEYRVKAAPATGMIEEGDVLDLGNRVLQVLHTPGHSPGGISLYEAATETLFSGDIIYDGPLIEDAYHSNLDDYARSLQRLRALPIRTVHGGHFGSFSGDHLRTMIDEWQRSHA